The Xenopus tropicalis strain Nigerian chromosome 2, UCB_Xtro_10.0, whole genome shotgun sequence genome window below encodes:
- the LOC116408632 gene encoding proteasomal ATPase-associated factor 1-like isoform X1, with amino-acid sequence MAAAATMLSIQGDWDQVLREAEGEVWVSCRIPGKPTIRGSLTSKGISSDEVPEVTASEEFVVQEVTKNRITVSCPEENISSTFLSPYASFSHIHEKNVSYLDISSGGDLGVSSSTDQTFKVWETHNTEVKSVLEGHTRDVFSCKFFPSGQEVLSGGLDSLVKVWSVNDGSCLATMKGHRGSILDIAVVADGQNVISSGQDGTARLWDSAQGACIAVVDDSYSPINAIAVAEVGNAVNLGSPKEIPSNREVGTEGKLVVLAREDKSLEGVSLHSRQSVSRDLHVNAAISLLYIVPPTLRVKTHRATSSSYFLRATKL; translated from the exons ATGGCTGCTGCCGCCACAATGCTCTCCATACAGGGGGACTGGGACCAGGTCCTGAG ggaGGCTGAGGGGGAAGTCTGGGTATCGTGCAGGATTCCTG GAAAGCCCACGATACGCGGCAGCCTGACGTCAAAGGGAATAAGTTCTGATGAGGTTCCGGAAGTGACCGCCTCCGAGGAGTTTGTTGTGCAGGAAGTCACCAAG AATAGAATCACTGTTTCCTGCCCCGAGGAGAATATTTCCAGCACATTTCTGTCTCCTTATGCAAGTTTCTCCCACATCCATGAAAAAAAC GTCAGCTACTTGGACATCTCCAGCGGAGGGGACCTGGGAGTCTCCAGCAGCACAGATCAGACCTTTAAGGTGTGGGAGACCCATAATACAGAAGTAAAG AGCGTGCTGGAAGGTCACACAAGGGACGTCTTTTCCTGCAAGTTCTTCCCTTCGGGGCAGGAGGTGCTGAGCGGCGGGTTGGATTCGCTGGTGAAGGTCTGGTCCGTGAATGATGGAAGCTGCTTAGCGACGATGAAAGGACACAGAGGAA GTATCCTGGACATAGCTGTTGTGGCCGATGGACAGAATGTCATTTCCTCGGGGCAGGACGGCACGGCTCGGTTATGGGACTCTGCCCAAGGCGCCTGCATAGCTGTGGTCGATGACTCCTACTCTCCTATCAACGCCATCGCTGTGGCCGAGGTTGGAAACGCAGTCAATCTGGGCTCTCCCAAGGAAATTCCTAGTAA CAGGGAAGTAGGAACAGAAGGCAAGCTGGTGGTACTGGCCCGAGAGGATAAGTCATTGGAGGGAGTGAGCCTGCACAGCCGCCAATCAGTGAGTAGAGACCTGCATGTAAATGCAGCAATCTCCTTACTATACATTGTTCCACccacactaagggtgaagacacaccgggctactagtagcagctactttctcagggctactaaactctag
- the LOC116408632 gene encoding proteasomal ATPase-associated factor 1-like isoform X2: MAAAATMLSIQGDWDQVLREAEGEVWVSCRIPGKPTIRGSLTSKGISSDEVPEVTASEEFVVQEVTKNRITVSCPEENISSTFLSPYASFSHIHEKNVSYLDISSGGDLGVSSSTDQTFKVWETHNTEVKSVLEGHTRDVFSCKFFPSGQEVLSGGLDSLVKVWSVNDGSCLATMKGHRGSILDIAVVADGQNVISSGQDGTARLWDSAQGACIAVVDDSYSPINAIAVAEVGNAVNLGSPKEIPSSREVGTEGKLVVLAREDKSLEGVSLHSRQSVNGLSVIRNFLDFEDSDAFNCCTFISSVGVLAGGLDGNIIHVDIRNPKSAVETVSWSETPVLSLVPFRDTYVASYGNGTCYIPLKGSEQVLQLTGPNRQPVFQVI, encoded by the exons ATGGCTGCTGCCGCCACAATGCTCTCCATACAGGGGGACTGGGACCAGGTCCTGAG ggaGGCTGAGGGGGAAGTCTGGGTATCGTGCAGGATTCCTG GAAAGCCCACGATACGCGGCAGCCTGACGTCAAAGGGAATAAGTTCTGATGAGGTTCCGGAAGTGACCGCCTCCGAGGAGTTTGTTGTGCAGGAAGTCACCAAG AATAGAATCACTGTTTCCTGCCCCGAGGAGAATATTTCCAGCACATTTCTGTCTCCTTATGCAAGTTTCTCCCACATCCATGAAAAAAAC GTCAGCTACTTGGACATCTCCAGCGGAGGGGACCTGGGAGTCTCCAGCAGCACAGATCAGACCTTTAAGGTGTGGGAGACCCATAATACAGAAGTAAAG AGCGTGCTGGAAGGTCACACAAGGGACGTCTTTTCCTGCAAGTTCTTCCCTTCGGGGCAGGAGGTGCTGAGCGGCGGGTTGGATTCGCTGGTGAAGGTCTGGTCCGTGAATGATGGAAGCTGCTTAGCGACGATGAAAGGACACAGAGGAA GTATCCTGGACATAGCTGTTGTGGCCGATGGACAGAATGTCATTTCCTCGGGGCAGGACGGCACGGCTCGGTTATGGGACTCTGCCCAAGGCGCCTGCATAGCTGTGGTCGATGACTCCTACTCTCCTATCAACGCCATCGCTGTGGCCGAGGTTGGAAACGCAGTCAATCTGGGCTCTCCCAAGGAAATTCCTA GTAGCAGGGAAGTAGGAACAGAAGGCAAGCTGGTGGTACTGGCCCGAGAGGATAAGTCATTGGAGGGAGTGAGCCTGCACAGCCGCCAATCAGTGA atggcctttccgtaattcggaactttctggattttgAAGATTCTGATGCTTTTAACTGCTGCACCTTTATCTCCAGTGTGGGGGTCCTGGCTGGGGGCCTCGATGGGAACATAATCCATGTAGATATCAGGAACCCAAA AAGCGCAGTAGAAACCGTTTCCTGGTCAGAAACCCCCGTGTTGTCATTGGTGCCCTTCAGAGACACCTACGTTGCCAGTTATG GTAATGGAACCTGCTATATCCCCTTGAAGGGTTCTGAACAAGTTCTGCAACTCACTGGGCCTAATAGACAACCCGTGTTCCAGGTAATATAA